The following nucleotide sequence is from Longimicrobiaceae bacterium.
GCGCTCGTCCGCGAGGCGGTGGACGAGGCGGGGCTGGACGGCCCGGCGGAGGTGCTGTGCGCGGGCTTGGCGGGCGTGGGCAACCCGGCAGAGCGTGAAGAGGTGCGCGCCGCGCTGGAGGCGTCCGGTGTCGCGCGGCGGGTGATGATCGTCACGGACGGCGAGGCGGCGCTGGAGGGTGCGCTGGGCGGCGGTGCGGGCGTGCTGCTCGTGGCGGGCACCGGCTCCGTCGCCTACGGGCGGGCGGAGGATGGGCGGGTGGAGCGCTGCGGGGGATGGGGCCTGATCATCGGCGACGAGGGAAGCGCGTACCAGATCGGGCGCGCGGCGCTGGCGGCGGCGGTGCGCTCGGACGACGGACGCGGACCGGCGACGCGCCTGCTGCCGGAGCTGATGCGGGAGATGGGTGTGGACGATCCCCGCGCGATTCCCCCGTGGGTGGGCCGCGTGGAGAAGGCCGACGTCGCGGCCCTCGCCACCGCCGTGATCGCCGCCGCGGACGCGGGAGATGCGGTCGCGCTTCGCGTGGCGGAAGGGCAGGCACGCGAGCTGGCGCAGCACGCGCTCGCCCTCGCGCAGAGGCTGGTCCCGTGGGCGGGCGAGATCCCGGTGGTCTTCCACGGAGGCGTGCTGGGCGCCCCGCTCTACGCCCGCCTCGTCACCCGCGCCCTCACCGAATCCGGCCTCGCCTTCTCCGTCCGTGACCCCGTCGCCGACGCGGTCACCGGGTCCCTCCGCTACGCCCGCGGCCTCGTCGC
It contains:
- a CDS encoding BadF/BadG/BcrA/BcrD ATPase family protein, producing the protein MSDGGAAYFAGVDGGGTRTTVALADDDGREIVRRSGSAGLVDPRRPTASAEVVAALVREAVDEAGLDGPAEVLCAGLAGVGNPAEREEVRAALEASGVARRVMIVTDGEAALEGALGGGAGVLLVAGTGSVAYGRAEDGRVERCGGWGLIIGDEGSAYQIGRAALAAAVRSDDGRGPATRLLPELMREMGVDDPRAIPPWVGRVEKADVAALATAVIAAADAGDAVALRVAEGQARELAQHALALAQRLVPWAGEIPVVFHGGVLGAPLYARLVTRALTESGLAFSVRDPVADAVTGSLRYARGLVAAV